GTTGCATATAAAATATTGCATCATTGGTCTATAGTTCAAGTTCACCCAgaattatttaatcatttattcaccattatgttgttccaaacctatattaCGTTACTTGGCAGAATTCACCACTTTTATTATATGGAAGAGAGATGCAATGCAAgtgaataatgacagaatttctttAAGAAGAATATTATAAGATGCTCTTGACATTGCAGATTGGCACTCTACACGTCATGCCACATATCACTCACAGTGAATTTCTTCTGGAGCAGCTGAAGAGGCAACGTGAGAGAAGCTTTCTGTGTGACTGCACAGTAGCAATAGGTCAGGCTCAATTTCAAGCACACCACAATGTTCTGGCAGCCTTTAGTGAGTATTTCTCCACACAGTGTATTGATGCCGGAAGAGAGGATGCCACcataactttggacccagaGTTGGTGAGCGGTGCTGTGTTTGAAAAACTACTGACATATATTTACACCGGGGAATTGAATATGGACGGGTGAGTTCATGGGAATATAATTCTATAAGTTCACCTTCGTATGcactgtgttccaaattattatgcaagtgacatatcagtaggaTTTCAGTACAGTAggatttcagtttcattttaaaactttaagtttagtttacaaaataatttgccaggtctacttAGGTAAATggactgtaaatgtttctctttgtgaggtttggttagtgatgcctaaaatgcagttttacacAACAGCCAGCCTGcttggagagcttcttgagactccagagacaccagcagcttcaaatacctgtttgctgctcaacactggcttttttatagctgcacttttaatacagttaatttttttgacagaaactttccttaataagcctttatctgaccgagttctgctgttctctaaatcactcacaaatcttatgatagttcaataatctccattcagtttcacacaatattagttgttttaatgtcttttgcacaacattgcaccatttcgtgcttttcattttcagaaagatctttcttcctccccatattgcatgagaactgtgacttgcttaataatgtgaaacaacctctaagtagggtttccatttaCCTAAGTAGACCTggaaaattattttgtctgagattgataccagttatctaaaaatacatggataaataaacaaacaaacactttcttagaaaaactaaaatctgaatgtttattgtactgaaatcctaCTGATATGTAATTTGCATAATAATTTAGAACACAGTGTATGTATAGTTTTCCTACTGACATACCTTTCTACCtgcctttttttaaataaatataatataatataatatattttagcaTAATTTtagcattcattttttttcagtagtAATTATGaatgttaaatattaaaggtacttttttaaatatatataactttttttttactgcgCTATAAAAAATACATCAGCTAAATCTTGTACATTAAAACTATGTATGTCTTAtgtctaattaaaaaaattctaggactttttaaaatgactttCCATGActtatacacacaaacacatatgtataattattatgcaagttgatattctgatttttttctttttttttttttacccaagcacattttaccaattccaaaccatgtcaatcttaataactactctTAATTTTGTAATTAATCATGTATAAGTCATGTATAATTGTTCTTGAAGGCTGGAAGTGAAaacgccttatattcaggtgtacATAATTATTAGGCAGAATGAACTTTTACAGAAAAAATGAGCcacaaaagagatttaactcggactgaaaagtcaaaaattactaAATGCCCATAAGTTAAGGCATGAACATTGGGCAGCAAAATGCTCAGTGGGTCAACAGGGTCaaacaaaaacaggtggagaagaaaagacacatgttaactgcaaaagaattaagatgaagaattaagtgtgaaaccaccaggaaccctttagtctccagtgccatcattttccagaactgcaacctacctggagtctctcAGATATTTAGGTTaggtaaagaatcctaaaaaaattaCCCACACTTAAACAGAATCACATGCTGAAGtgtgatttaaaatacatgaagattGATGATTTGAAGGCTTTAAAGAcagattgagagtgactcttgaaggaccagcatcacatcctcttgtaccactgaaGAATTGATTTTCCAGATTTATcatgaaatgtccatcttgcagagactcattttatctgtaaacgAAAACCTACTAAATAATTATCCTGAATATAAGGCGTGTTTCacttccagccttcatgaacaattatatatgcaacttgcataataattatgcaggcattttatatatattaaagagaAAGAGATTGACGAAAGTTCCTGTGCTTTGTTGTCCACAGGGAAGAAATTGAAAGTGTTCAGAAAGCTGCATCTTATCTTGGTATGCCCGAGGTTGTGGCTCGCTGTACCCTATCCCAAGATGATCTGAAAGCTGGTGGCTCACCTTCAAGACAAATGTATGAAGATCCAAATTCCCCCCTGAGCCCAGATGACTATGAACCTTTAGAACCCATCTCAGAGGTGGAGGAACGGATGTTGTTAAGGGGAGAGAAAGAAGATGGGTCTCAGGATGATCCCGCCTCTATGGATGAAGCCCAATCATCCAGTGAACAAACTCCGCAGAGAATGGGCAAGAGAGGGAGGAAACCCAAAACCAGGTTGTATGAGGATGATGTTGAGAGGGAGTCCATCGCTGCTCAAAGAGGCAGAGGAAGAGGCCGGGGGAGACCGAGAGGTCGCCCACGGGTGAGGCCATTGACTTTCGATTCAACTGATCAATCACCAGCACAGCAAACCATGAATCCAAATAGCAGCTCTGTAGGGAGAGGATCCGGAAGACCGAGAGGTCGCCCACGGATTAGGCCTTTGTCCACTGATAGAGATGATTCTGGTAATGTTGAAGATGATTCTGTAGCAACCAAGGAACAAGAAGGGGAGAACTCTGCCCGCAAAAGAGGACGTCCACGAATTAGACCCCTATCATCTGAAGCAGAAGGAGATAAAGGAGAAGAACAACAAGGAGACGCCCAAGAAACCGAGGTTGTTGAAGATGATGCTGTGAACGCTGGTGAGGAAGATGACGGTAATGCAAAGACTGATACAGAGAACCCAGGTGAAACTACTACTTCCAAACGAGGGAGAGGAAGACCACGGACTAAGCCGTTATCCACTGAGAACCAAACTACAAATGCTGAGACTGCAACTCCAAACACAGAAGATGGCTCAGAAACTGGAAAAACAAAAGAGAATGAAGGGACCGGCCGTAAAAGAGGAAGACCTCGTTCTAAGCCCCTTTCTTCTGAGGCACCCGAATCTTCAAATCCAATAGATAAGCCTGAGAACAGTGGAGAAGAAGCTGGTGAGGAAACAATCCAAGACTCTGAGAGACACACCGAAGAAGGCTCATCTCAAGGCACAGAAGATTCAGAGTCCAGTGCTGCGAAGAGGGTCCGCACCAGCACCAGAAAGAGAAGCTTGAGTAGAAAGCTGAAAGAAAGCCAAGCTAGTAATGAGGAAGAGGAAGACGAAGAGGATGATGAATTTGGCAATGACAACGAGGACTGGGCCGGGGAAGAGGAAGTGAAACCTTTGCAGGACAAACACAGGCCTATTTGTAATATCTGCGGGAACCTCTTCTCTGAGATGAGCAGTCTGCGCAGACACATGCGCATACACAAGGGCCTCAAACCCTATCAGTGCCAGCTCTGTACCCGCTCCTTCAGACAGGGCAACCAGCTGAAGACACACATGCGCATACACACAGGTATGTTTCTCACATGAAGAAGTTACGCTGCATTAATATACTTATTCACTCGGAATAATTCATAGTCTTGATGACAAATGTGCTATATTAGTATGATATTataatttttgttaattaaaacactatatttaaaagtttgggttctgtaagatttgttttgacttttttttttattttactgtttttgtctcttgtgctcaccaaggctgcatttatttaatcaaaaatacagtaaaaacagtaatatttatttaataatagtaatcatatattttaaaatgtattttttcctgtgatgcaaaactgaattttcagcatcattactctagtcttcagtgtcacatgatccttcagaaatcattctaatgtacTGATTTGCTgcgcaagaaacatttcttattatcaatgttgaaagcagttgtgctgcttaatatttttgtggaaaccatgatgcattttttcatgatacgttttgataaatagaatgtaaaaaaaaaaaaaagtttatttgaaatgtaaatatttttgtaatattataattgtatttaatgtcacttttgatcctTTTTATGCATCCATGCTTAatagaattcttaaaaaaaaaaaatcttactgaccccaaatttttgaactgCAGTGCCATAACTTTGTTTATAGGTTTATGTGGAGTGATGCATGTTCTGTGCTGTTTTCAGGAGAGAAGCCCTTCAGTTGTACATCTTGCGAAGCACGTTTTGCTCAGAAGTGTCAGCTGGTGTATCACTGCCGCATGCATCACGGAGAAGAAAAGCCGCATAAATGTGATTTCTGTGGAGCGGCTTTTGCCACATCTAGCAATTTGAAAATTCACATAAGGTATGTGTAGAACAATTCCAGTTCATTTTCATTGATAAAATTACACATGAAAATGATTGTGAGTTGTATTGCTCCCAAAAGGACACTGATTGAAATTCGCTCTGCTTCCTGAACCAGGCTCTTCCTCTCTCCAAAAACTGCTATTCCAtaaacaaaaattaacattGGAGATAGAATGCTAATTTAGAGATAGTCACACTTAATTGGATAACAGTTCTTTTAATATTggattaaatattaatattattaacctataaataatattattataattagagATACAACACTAATTGAGATGATTATTAGAGatgataaaaatgaatataGATCAAGTAACTTCTTTAAAACTGGATTTTTATTATACCAATAataaagatgatgatgatgataataataatagttatggCAGGGTCAAGGCAAGGACAGGAGAGGTGGATCTTGATGCAGCActaaacttttattattaacCAAAACAACAAAGTCAATCCAACAAGGAATCCAACAAAACGTACAAAAACGTAACAgctacacacacatgcatagaCAATACTGGACAAAGGACAGAACCAGACTGACCGCTTACATACACAAGACAAAAGCTGCGTTTAATTCCACTTTTAGACATTCATTTgcaaacttccctaaacacttgcCCTCAGAGGAATCCCCACCGTGCATTCAACTTCAAGTGGGTGACGGAAGATTTTTTGGACAGACCCTCGATGACTCAATTTTGACTGAGGGATTTTGTACACTTCAGGCTAATTCATAGACCACCGTGCAACACGACTGTGACCTCAGCAGATCGCTCTTAATTTACCCCCACCTCACACAACTCTAGTGTATGATATTGGATCTGACTGTTTTTACACAAGTATAAGTTTATCATTTTCgtgactttttatatatatatatatatataattagtacAGTCCcaagtacagtccaaaagtttggaaccactaagatttttaatgtttttaaaagaagtttcgtctgctcaccaaggctacatttattaaattaaaaatacagtaaaaccaggaatattgtgaaatattattacaatttaaaataactgttttctatttgaatatatttcacaaagtaatttattcctgtgatggcaaagctgaattttcagcatcattactccagtcttcagtgtcacatgatccttcagaaatcattctaatatactgatctgctgctcaataaacatttaatgtgtacaattgtacaaaatatttgtgtacaatattttttttcaggattatttgatgaatagaaagtttaaaagaacagtgtttatctgaaatctaatcttttgtaacattataaatgtctttactgccacttttgattgatttaatgcatccttgctgaataaaagtattcatttctttaatttcttttcaaaaaaaataaaataaaaattcttactgaccccaaacttttgaacggtagtgtataatgctacagaagctttgtatttcagataaatgctgttcatttgaactttctattcatcaaggaatcctgaaaaaaaaaaaagtacacaactgttttcaacattgaaaataatcagaaatgtttcttgagcagcaaatcagcatattagaatgatttctgaaggatcatgtgacactgaagactggagtaacgatgatgaaaattcagctttgcatcacaggaataaattactttgtcaaatatatttaaatagtacacagttattttaaattgtaataatatttcacaatattactgtttttactgtatttttaattaaataaatgtagccttggtgagcagacgaaacttcttttaaaaacattaaaaatcttagtggttccaaacttttggactgtatatatatatgtatgtatatattatttatttatttatttatttatttttctccaaCAGCCCAAGCATACATATAGGCCTATAGAattgtatgtaaaaaaaaattcgtaagaaaattaatttaaataataaatcagctccatagcGGATTCtgagtgatcaagggcttagggcGTTCTGCCAGTAGTGGGACTCATGCAACGTTAGCAATGACGTATGTCCAAGTGAATGAGATTGAGTAAAGTTAGCAagggaagggcataaaaaaAAGTGGACATGGGGTCATTTACATGACaagttttcaactaaaaactgcaaaaacgtgaatttgtgaaaatattGACGTCATGGGCATGTGTATTCAGTGTTCAGTCTTTAGGCGCATAgtagggctgaccgatatatcacatgcgattgtcacgtgcatttcgtaAGTAAAGCTGGTTCCTGCTTTTGGgaatcacctgctttcaaatggagcgtcatttaatagacagagctgtTGTTCACTGActagccacgcaatatcgcgttcattatcgaaggcgattcatctgcgatatgaacgcgatattgcgtagcttgtcagtgaactacagctcggtctattaaatgccgctccatttgaaagcaggtgatgccgatttagcgtaatcagggaaccggctttactgactaaatgcgcgtgacaatcgcatgcgatatatcggtcagccctagcgcgtagtgtttctttacaaagtgacatcgcccaCTACTGGCCTGACCATTTTAGCTGTTTCTTATCCATTCTGGACACAAATTAGTAGCATATTGGTCGATACGTTTCCATCAACTTCTTTATTTCCTGTTTGctctcagaaaacacagtggtgaGAAGCCGTATGAATGTGGAGAATGTGGGAAGCGCTTCACACAGGCCAGCACTCTAATGTACCACAAGCGACGACACACGGGAGAGAAACCGTACATCTGCGACACCTGCGGCATGGCCTTCGCTGTGTCCAGCTCTCTCATCGCTCACACCAGGAAACACACCGGTGGGTTTGTAATGCATTCACAAAACCTGTCAAAAGTTTCTGGAGTGATTTGCTAACATGTCGATGCTACTGGGAGcttgtttaataaatgtttttttttttttttttttatataggtGTGACTCCATATATATGCTTGGATTGTGGAAAACCTTGCATAACTGCTGGTGAACTTCGAAAACATATGGACATCCACAACGGTAAATTTAGCTGATGAATGAAAGCAAGTTGAGCGTTTTCAAAATGGAAACCTTTTATGTCCAAATATGAATTTGTCTGTCCTTTTTGCCTTTAGGATCGAGAAAAGTGAGGTGTAACATGTGTGGGAACATGTTTGCGGATGTATATAGCTTGAAGAAACACAGTATTTTGAAGCATAACTGTGCGTATTATTTTAATGCCTTTCTTGTTTAATCTTATATTATTGCTAAATTGATCTATCCGTCCATTCATCTAATTTAATCTATTTCAGTTCTTCCGGAGCAAGAACAGGCGCAGACGCAGACTTTGAAAACCGACCCGACGCAGTGTCCTCTCAACATCCCCATTGACCACCAGGGTCTGATTGCACGCGTACGCTCTGCCCTTGTCGATTCCCAAGACCATGAAATTCAGATGGAGTCCTCGTTGCCAATTTTGCCGCCCGAAGCCCAGCTCATTATCCAACAGTCGGCAGAGCCGCAGATGATCATACAGCACGCAGACGGCACAGAGCCCTCCATGATCTTCCAGCACGCGGAGTCATCCGAAGCGCCGGTTCTCATTCAACACGGAGAATCTGGCGAGCAAGTCAGCTATGTTGTGGAACAGTACGAAATCCCAGCGACTGCTGAGATGGAGCACACGCAGATTGTCATCGTTCAGACCATTGATTAAACTACCAGGTTTTACTTCCATTTTAAGTGTATTTTGTCCATAAAGTGAAGACTGAAGGTAGGATCAGTCATGCCGGTGTGGAACAACTTGTTTTCTAATCATCTGAATGACAAACTCTTAGCAGATATCAGTTATACAAagctattgtgtgtgtgtgtgggacttttttttttttttttttttttttttaaatctgcagAATCTGGATCTTTAAAGGCATAAAGTATTTTCTGAAATGAAGGGAATGCCAAACTTAGCTTTAGCTGTAATATAAAATGCTGTGCTTAGAAAAAGCATTTTGGTTCATATGTTTAAAAAGACTTTTCTATTTAATTGAAAAGGACAGTTCGGCTTGGTCATTCTGATGTTTTGAACTATTGCGTTTGTCTTTTAGAAGTATGACATGTAAATACCTATAATATATGACCCGGTCTCTGAACAATTTCATTTATGATGTGAAATAATTTGGATCCTCTAACAAACTGGGCAACTTTTATAATAAATCATCTCACGTCTGAATGTGTTGTTgttgatatatatttttgagtAATGCCTTCATAAAATTCATCTGGTCAAGACAACAGACATGTttccttcaatattattatacagTAGTTTCTATATAAGGGTGAAGCacttctttttatttatatacactaatatagtgtaaaatatggctatttattattattaatataggtTGAATATTACTTTTAGGAGCCTTTCTCCAAAAGGTAAGCATTGTCTTGTTTTTTCTAGATTTTAAGCagtcaaaaatgaaaagtcataTATTTTGACTACATGTGCAGTGCATtcataaagaaaataatcaGTGAACATAGATTCAATAGGCATATTTCACTTATTCTCGGTGATTTACAATATTTGTTGTTTCTTTAACCACGTTTCTACACATTTTTccacacatttgtttttgttattgcaAAATGGCAGATGACCTGAAGATGTCGCCATTGCGCAGATGCGTTCCATGTTGACAGCGACTTCAAAGAAAGCCTCTGTTTCTATAGCAACTGTAAGCGTTAAACATGGTGGACTTAATGAATCGATATTTATCTGTATGTGCTGAAGTTCAGCAGCCCCCAAATACCTGTGTTTTGGCAGTTTTGGAAGACAGCAGGttggtttgaaaaaaaaagacggtattttttattttagtttgtcatttTGCCTGTTTTCCATTCCTCCAATGTTgggttttgttttattcagcgATGGCTCACTCAAACTAACAGGTAATGATCAACTGAAGCATGGAGACAGATTGACAGATGACGATGTGCTGGTCTTGTCAAAAATACTCGTGGGAAATTCGGCTGTAAAGGGTAAATATTAACTTGTACCAGAACACTTTCGGATTAGACATGCAAATCATAAACCACTGTAAAAATTACAAGTTTATTGTAACCTATACCTGATTATGTGGTGTCCCCCATAAATTGCAGGTTTAGATCTTAGATACAACTGTATCACAGATAAAGGAGCTGTTTATGTTGCACACCTCATTCAGGTATGTTATATTTTCAGAGTTTTCCTAAAGACCAGGTGATTAGGTTTATATTTCCAGCTAACTTGAAACCTTaaaggaatattgtcattttaacAGGAGAGTGAGTCCCTTCAATCTCTTGATCTGATGTGTAATAACATTGAGGCAGATGGTGCAGAATTGATAGCAAAAAGTTTGCATGTAAGTATGGCTAATTTGGATTTATAATTAATGTTAAAATTTAGCAATAATTTATACATAATTTCAGCACACTATAAAATTATACTgtgtaatttaaagggttagttcacccaaaaatgaatataatgtcatttatcactcaccctcatgtcgttttacacccgtaagacctttgttcatcttcagaacacaaattaagatatttttgatgaaatccgatggctcagtgaggcctctattgccagcaaagtcactgaacctctcaagatccagaaaaggtactaaagacatatttaaaacagttcatatgagtacagtggttcaaacttaatattataaagcactgattcaaaacaaaaggttcgtaaagcttcgaagcagtgttttgaaatcagccatcactagatattgttgaaaagtcgttatttcatttttttggcacacaaaaagtattctcatcgctttgtaatattaagtttgaaccattgtagtcacatgaactgatttaaatatgattttagtaccttttctggatcttgagaggttcagtgacattgctggctatAGAGGccccatcggatttcatcaaaaatatcttaatttgtgttctgaagatcttACGAGTGTAaaatgacacgagggtgagtaattaatgacataattttaatttttgcgtaaactaaccctttaagcaattTCAGCTATGAGATTCAACTCGATTTTTAAGTCAGGTTAAtataatttgaatttaaataacTTGGAAACCAAGAGGGAttattcttatatatatataatttaaagcaGCAACTGAACTTAAATAGAATCTTTTTACAGTGAATGTATTTTCTGTTAATttcacagaaaaataaaagtttgaagtcactCAGAATGACGGGAAATAAGATTGGAAATAAAGGTGGCATGCAGCTGGCTGCCATGTTGCAGACTAACTCTACTTTAGAAGAAGTTGATGTCTCAGACTGTGATCTGGTAAATTTTTCCAAGCACAAATAtataatctcaaaataaatgtcatttgtaTTTACATTAAAGTAATGTGTTTATACAGGCTACACAAAGTGTAATAGCATTTGCCATCGTCCTGAAGAACAACAAGGGAATCCGTGCCATTAATGTTAGTCGACCTCTTCTTTTCAGTCTTCAGGTATGTTTTCAGGAAAACTGTACTTCGATATATACtcattttatgtttaatatatttgGTAAAAGTTTATTGTATTGGTTAAAACAAGAGTAATCTGAACTTAAATGGCAGGAGGAAACAACAGTCCATATGGCACAGATGCTGGTGGTGAATGAGACACTGAGGGAGCTGCACATGGGAAAGCATGACATGACTGATACTAGTGTGGAGAGACTGTGTGAAGCTCTGAAGTTAAACGCCTCTCTACGCTACTTAGATCTTCGCTGGTAAACACTCATTCTCTAATTCatgatcttaaagggatagtgctcccaaaaaaacaacaagcCAAACAAAAAAATTCACTCTCATGTCTTTTGAAATCTGTATGACTTCCTTTCCTCTGTAGAAAGCAAAGGTAGTTTTTGTAGGAGCTGTTTTTTCATGCCATCGAGCAAGACTTTAAgtgaataatgacaaaaaatgtgTGGAATTGTATGATGCTTTTATTATGTTTTCTTACTGTCTTTCTTACCGTTTTCTTTATTATgttttcagtaacactttacaaaaaggttcattagttaacattagttaactacattagttaacatgaactaataatgaactgcacttatacagcatctattaatctttgttaatttcaacatttactaatacatttttaaaatcttgttaacattagttaatacactgtttttttttttttttacagtaacagAATTACACGGGATGGAGCCAGATGCTTATCAGAGGTTTTGAAGCAAAATCGCTCTTTGGAGATTCTAGATCTTTCTTTCAATCGCATTGAAGATGATGGTGCGGCGTTTCTAAGTGAAGCTGTCAAGCTGCCACACAGCAAACTCAAAGCGTTAGTGTCCTCCTATTCATAAAACAATGCTATCATCTATCAAAAATCTCAAGTTTACACATGACACTATTTCTGTTCTTCATGCTGTCCAACTTTTGGCTCCTAGATTGTCTGTTACCAGCAACAACATTGGAAAAGAAGGTCTTATGTCCCTCAACGAGGCAATGAGAGCGAATTCCTGTCTCACGCACGTTTACATCTGGGGGAACAAACTTGAGGAGCCAGTCTGCGTGGTGAGATTCCACAGAATTTCCCATTACGAAATAGTGTTCGGCATTTAAATGTCTTGCTGTTCTCTCTGCATGTTTAATCAGGCTTTCTCTCGGCTGATAAGCAGCGGACGGCTGTTGGAGGAGCACACAGATGTTTCTCCCTATGAGGTGGACGGTCATGTTTTCTTGGCAGAAGCATCTCATGGTTTACACAGACATTACTATTGGACTTCCAGATATGGGGCG
The nucleotide sequence above comes from Chanodichthys erythropterus isolate Z2021 chromosome 23, ASM2448905v1, whole genome shotgun sequence. Encoded proteins:
- the mynn gene encoding myoneurin isoform X1; translated protein: MPHITHSEFLLEQLKRQRERSFLCDCTVAIGQAQFQAHHNVLAAFSEYFSTQCIDAGREDATITLDPELVSGAVFEKLLTYIYTGELNMDGEEIESVQKAASYLGMPEVVARCTLSQDDLKAGGSPSRQMYEDPNSPLSPDDYEPLEPISEVEERMLLRGEKEDGSQDDPASMDEAQSSSEQTPQRMGKRGRKPKTRLYEDDVERESIAAQRGRGRGRGRPRGRPRVRPLTFDSTDQSPAQQTMNPNSSSVGRGSGRPRGRPRIRPLSTDRDDSGNVEDDSVATKEQEGENSARKRGRPRIRPLSSEAEGDKGEEQQGDAQETEVVEDDAVNAGEEDDGNAKTDTENPGETTTSKRGRGRPRTKPLSTENQTTNAETATPNTEDGSETGKTKENEGTGRKRGRPRSKPLSSEAPESSNPIDKPENSGEEAGEETIQDSERHTEEGSSQGTEDSESSAAKRVRTSTRKRSLSRKLKESQASNEEEEDEEDDEFGNDNEDWAGEEEVKPLQDKHRPICNICGNLFSEMSSLRRHMRIHKGLKPYQCQLCTRSFRQGNQLKTHMRIHTGEKPFSCTSCEARFAQKCQLVYHCRMHHGEEKPHKCDFCGAAFATSSNLKIHIRKHSGEKPYECGECGKRFTQASTLMYHKRRHTGEKPYICDTCGMAFAVSSSLIAHTRKHTGVTPYICLDCGKPCITAGELRKHMDIHNGSRKVRCNMCGNMFADVYSLKKHSILKHNFLPEQEQAQTQTLKTDPTQCPLNIPIDHQGLIARVRSALVDSQDHEIQMESSLPILPPEAQLIIQQSAEPQMIIQHADGTEPSMIFQHAESSEAPVLIQHGESGEQVSYVVEQYEIPATAEMEHTQIVIVQTID
- the lrrc34 gene encoding leucine-rich repeat-containing protein 34; the protein is MVDLMNRYLSVCAEVQQPPNTCVLAVLEDSSDGSLKLTGNDQLKHGDRLTDDDVLVLSKILVGNSAVKGLDLRYNCITDKGAVYVAHLIQESESLQSLDLMCNNIEADGAELIAKSLHKNKSLKSLRMTGNKIGNKGGMQLAAMLQTNSTLEEVDVSDCDLATQSVIAFAIVLKNNKGIRAINVSRPLLFSLQEETTVHMAQMLVVNETLRELHMGKHDMTDTSVERLCEALKLNASLRYLDLRCNRITRDGARCLSEVLKQNRSLEILDLSFNRIEDDGAAFLSEAVKLPHSKLKALSVTSNNIGKEGLMSLNEAMRANSCLTHVYIWGNKLEEPVCVAFSRLISSGRLLEEHTDVSPYEVDGHVFLAEASHGLHRHYYWTSRYGAYGDSSNSALALMASDSLALQIYPD
- the mynn gene encoding myoneurin isoform X2 — translated: MPEVVARCTLSQDDLKAGGSPSRQMYEDPNSPLSPDDYEPLEPISEVEERMLLRGEKEDGSQDDPASMDEAQSSSEQTPQRMGKRGRKPKTRLYEDDVERESIAAQRGRGRGRGRPRGRPRVRPLTFDSTDQSPAQQTMNPNSSSVGRGSGRPRGRPRIRPLSTDRDDSGNVEDDSVATKEQEGENSARKRGRPRIRPLSSEAEGDKGEEQQGDAQETEVVEDDAVNAGEEDDGNAKTDTENPGETTTSKRGRGRPRTKPLSTENQTTNAETATPNTEDGSETGKTKENEGTGRKRGRPRSKPLSSEAPESSNPIDKPENSGEEAGEETIQDSERHTEEGSSQGTEDSESSAAKRVRTSTRKRSLSRKLKESQASNEEEEDEEDDEFGNDNEDWAGEEEVKPLQDKHRPICNICGNLFSEMSSLRRHMRIHKGLKPYQCQLCTRSFRQGNQLKTHMRIHTGEKPFSCTSCEARFAQKCQLVYHCRMHHGEEKPHKCDFCGAAFATSSNLKIHIRKHSGEKPYECGECGKRFTQASTLMYHKRRHTGEKPYICDTCGMAFAVSSSLIAHTRKHTGVTPYICLDCGKPCITAGELRKHMDIHNGSRKVRCNMCGNMFADVYSLKKHSILKHNFLPEQEQAQTQTLKTDPTQCPLNIPIDHQGLIARVRSALVDSQDHEIQMESSLPILPPEAQLIIQQSAEPQMIIQHADGTEPSMIFQHAESSEAPVLIQHGESGEQVSYVVEQYEIPATAEMEHTQIVIVQTID